The stretch of DNA GCGGATGCGTGTTCGGGAACGTCATCAAGGCGCCGTCCCATTCCGCGTCTCGCGCGGCCGCGAGGAATCGATCGATCGACAGGTCGATCCACTGGTCCGCGTTCGCGACGATCAGCTCGTCGTCGTGCTGCAGGTGTTCGAGGGCGAGGAGCACGCTGCAGAGCGCGCCCGCGGTGGGCTGGTGCATCGTCACGATCTCGCAGCCCGGCGCCACGAGGCGCAACACGTCGGCGAGCGCGTAGCGGTGCACGTGCTCCGCCCGGCAGATGAACACGAACCGGTGCGGCTGCTCCGGCGTCAGGTTGCGGACGACCAGTTCGACGAGCGGCTGGCCGGCGACCTCGATCAGCGGTTTGGGGAACGTGTAGCCGCGCTCGGCGAACTGCCGGCCTTCTCCGCCCATCGGCACGACGATGCGGATCATGCGACGAGCCTCGAGGCGGCGGCGTCAGCCCGGTCGATGGCCGCGCGGACGCGAAAGTAGTCGACGTCGGCGAACCCCTTCACGGCGCAGACGTGCGCGCCGGAGCGGCGTGCCGCCTCGACGCCGTGCGGCGCGTCCTCGACGATCAGGCACTCGGACGCCGCCACGCCAAGGCGCTGGATCGCGGTGAGGTAGATTTCCGGATCGGGCTTGGGCCGTGCGACGTCCTCGTTGCTCACGAGGAACTCGAAACAGGCGTCGACGCCGGAGCAGCGGATCATCAGCTCTTGCGTCTCCCGGATGGAGTTCGAGCAGCAGGCCAGGCGGTAACCTTCGCGCCGCAGCCGGTGGAGCATGTACTCCTTCTCGAACACCGGCCGGCACTTCGTGAGGATCTCGTCGCGCGTGTAGATCTGCTTCAGGCGGTTGAGCAGTTCGTGGAGAGCCACGGGCAGGCCTTTCTCCACGCTCAGCATCTCGAGCTTCCGCCGCGTCGGCAGGCCGTTGTAGCCCGCCAGATGTTCGTACCGGCTGATCTCGAAGCCGAAGAGCCGGAGCGCACGGTTCAGCGCGTCGTAGTGCCACTCAGTGGCGTCCACGAGCACGCCGTCCAAATCGAACAGCACGCACCGGATCGCGGTCATGCCGCCGCTCCTGCGGCGGGCGTCGCCGGCTCGACGAGGTGCTTGTCGCCCGCCACGCTCGGCGTTTTCACGACGATGGTGGTGGTGGGCTCGAGGGCGGTGAAGTCGGTCGCCTCGCCCGGCTCGAGGCGCACGATGTCGCCAGCGACGAGCTCGCGCCCGGCCATGCGCGCGCGGCCGGAGGCGATGAGCGTGATCTCGGTGGCGACGAGGTGCACGTGCGCGGGCTCGTGCTCGCCGGCCGCGTACTGTTTGCACGCAACTTCACATGCCGGCGTCCGGAGGCAGGTCGGTTCGAAGTCGCCGACGATCCAGCCGCCGGCCATGTCGGAGAGATGGGCGAAAGTCATGCGATGCGTGCGCGCCGAGAGGCGACGCTGTCTGCCGCGAGCCTGGCCAGCTCTTCGGCGTAGTCGGTGCAGATGCCGTCGACACCCCAGTCGAGGAACTCGCGCCAGCGGCGCCGTGTCTGGTCGTGGGGGAACTGGTGCAGGTCGGGCGACACGGCGTACACCGCGCGGCCGGCGTCCTTGAGCCGTCGCACGTCGGCTTCGGTCGCCCAGAGCCGGTCGAACTCGTCGAGCCAGATCACCGAGGCTTGGCCGATGCCGAGCGCGCGATCCAGCGACTCGCCGCGGTCGCTCACGCGCGCGGCGATCCGGAGCGCGGGATCGATCGCGTGGAAGCGGCGCGCCATCCCGCCGGCGTGCGCTTCGACGAGCTCCATGTCGAACACGAAGACCTGCGAGCGCACGCCCTCCTGCGCGACGAGCGCGGCGATCGCCGCCTCACCGCCTTCTTCTTTGATGTTGAGCGCCACGGTGGCGCGCGGATAGCGGCGCAG from Acidobacteriota bacterium encodes:
- a CDS encoding HAD family hydrolase; this translates as MTAIRCVLFDLDGVLVDATEWHYDALNRALRLFGFEISRYEHLAGYNGLPTRRKLEMLSVEKGLPVALHELLNRLKQIYTRDEILTKCRPVFEKEYMLHRLRREGYRLACCSNSIRETQELMIRCSGVDACFEFLVSNEDVARPKPDPEIYLTAIQRLGVAASECLIVEDAPHGVEAARRSGAHVCAVKGFADVDYFRVRAAIDRADAAASRLVA
- a CDS encoding glycosyltransferase family 2 protein, whose translation is MIRIVVPMGGEGRQFAERGYTFPKPLIEVAGQPLVELVVRNLTPEQPHRFVFICRAEHVHRYALADVLRLVAPGCEIVTMHQPTAGALCSVLLALEHLQHDDELIVANADQWIDLSIDRFLAAARDAEWDGALMTFPNTHPRWSYARVEGDAVVAVAEKQPISRHATTGLYYFRRGGEFVSAAERTLLKNAAVGGEFYVAPVFNELILAGKRVGHFPIAASAMHGLGTPEELERFQARAYVSPTFASC